TCAACCATGCAGGGTTTTCTGAAAACGGATAACGGGCAGCTAAACCTGAGCGGCAATGCTGATTGGGCGCAACCGGACGCATGGCGGGCCAGCATTGCGGCCAAAGGGGATAAGATCCGGGTAACCGTTCCGCCGATGGCGCGTCTGGATGTTTCGCCGGACATCGTGTTTGAGGCCACGCCGCAGTTGTTCGCGTTAAACGGTTCGGTCAATATTCCCTGGGCGCGTATTGTGGTCAACGAACTGCCGGAGAGCTCGGTGGGCGTTTCGTCAGATGAAGTGATGCTGGATGCCAATCGTCAGCCGCTGCAGAAAGCCTCGACTTCCATCCCGATCAACAGCAATCTGACCATCCGTATCGGTGACGATGTCCGGCTGGATGCCTACGGGCTGCGGGCCCGTTTGCAGGGCGACCTGAAAATGATACAGGATGAGCGCGGGCTGGGGATCAATGGACAGGTCAATATACCTTCCGGCCGCTTCAAAGCCTACGGGCAGGATCTTATCGTGCAAAAAGGGCAGATTCTGTTTTCCGGCCCGCCGGATCAGCCGATACTCAATATTGAGGCCGTGCGTAATCCCGACAATACGGCGGATGACGTAACCGCCGGCGTTCGCGTCACCGGTATGGCCAGCGCGCCCAAACTTGAGGTGTTCTCCGATCCGAGCATGTCGCAGCAAGAAGCGTTGTCATATTTGCTCAGAGGCGAGGGTCTCGACAGCAGCGGCGCCGATAGTTCGGCAATGACATCAATGCTTATTGGTTTAGGGGTTGCACAAAGTGGTCAAGTTGTGGGTAAAATCGGCGAGGCCTTTGGGGTAAGTAATTTAGCTCTGGATACACAGGGCGCTGGCGATAGTTCTCAAGTGGTTGTCAGCGGTTACGTTCTTCCCGGCCTGCAAGTTAAATATGGTGTTGGCATATTTGATTCTTTGGCAACGTTAACGCTGCGTTACCGCTTGATGCCAAAGCTATACTTGGAAGCGGTGTCTGGTCTCGATCAGGCATTAGATGTGCTCTATCAGTTTGAGTTCTAGCGATGCGAATTATTGTCTATGGCAGTTTACGACGCAAACAGGGAAACAGTCACTGGATGACTAACGCCCAATGGTTGGGGGATTGTCAACTCGCTGGATTCGAGTTGTATAACCTCGGCCATTATCCGGCGGTAGTGCCCGGCGATGGGAAGATTTACGGCGAAGTCTATCGCATCAGTTCGTCGATACTGGCGGAACTGGATGCATTGAAGCGAGATGGTCACGAATACCGGCGTGAGCTGATCGGCACCCCGCTGGGGAACGCCTGGATCTATTTATATAAGCATTCGGTGGCGGGCTTGCCGCTTATCCCCAGCGGGGATTGGCTGCAGCGTGAAGAAGAACCATAAAAAAAACGCCGCGTAATGCGGCGTTTTTGATCGTGCTGTCAGCCAGTCTTATTTTTTCTTGGCGCGTTCGAAAGAGGCGACGATTTCCGCTTTGGCGGCTTCGGCGTTATCCCAGCCTTCGACTTTTACCCACTTGCCTTTTTCCAGATCTTTATAGTGTTCAAAGAAATGGGTGATCTGCGCACGCAGTAATTCCGGCAGGTCGTTGACGTCTTTGATGTGATCGTACTCTTTAGACAACTTGCTGTGCGGCACGGCGACCAGTTTGGCGTCTTCACCGGATTCGTCAGTCATTTTCAGTACGCCGACCGGACGGCAACGGATAACCGCGCCCGGCTGCAACGGATACGGGGTCGGCACCAGTACGTCAACCGGATCGCCATCCAGCGACAGGGTATGGTTGATATAACCATAGTTGCATGGGTAGAACATGGCGGTAGACATGAAGCGGTCTACAAACAGCTCCCCGCTATCTTTATCAACTTCATATTTGATCGGATCGGCATTAGCGGGGATTTCAATAATTA
This window of the Brenneria goodwinii genome carries:
- a CDS encoding gamma-glutamylcyclotransferase family protein, whose product is MRIIVYGSLRRKQGNSHWMTNAQWLGDCQLAGFELYNLGHYPAVVPGDGKIYGEVYRISSSILAELDALKRDGHEYRRELIGTPLGNAWIYLYKHSVAGLPLIPSGDWLQREEEP
- the ppa gene encoding inorganic diphosphatase codes for the protein MSLNNVPAGKDLPEDIYVIIEIPANADPIKYEVDKDSGELFVDRFMSTAMFYPCNYGYINHTLSLDGDPVDVLVPTPYPLQPGAVIRCRPVGVLKMTDESGEDAKLVAVPHSKLSKEYDHIKDVNDLPELLRAQITHFFEHYKDLEKGKWVKVEGWDNAEAAKAEIVASFERAKKK